In Ensifer canadensis, a genomic segment contains:
- a CDS encoding quinone-dependent dihydroorotate dehydrogenase, which yields MTNPFANLARRGLFLFDPEAAHGLSIKALKTGLVPSCPSRQDKRLAQTVAGIAFPNPLGMAAGYDKNAEVPEALLKIGFGFTEIGTVTPRPQSGNDKPRIFRLVEDEAVINRLGFNNEGHGAALARLKACSRDALIGVNIGANKDSADRIGDYVSGIHTFYSVARYFTANISSPNTPGLRDLQARESLATLLSAVLAARDEEASRSNRRVPVFLKIAPDLTEEGLDDIAAEVLAQDLDGLIVSNTTLSRDGLKDQAQAKEAGGLSGKPLFEKSTAVLARMRKRVGPALPIIGVGGVSSAETAAEKIRAGADLVQLYSCMVYEGPALPGRIVRGLSELCDRQGLTSIRDLRDSRLDYWTERKV from the coding sequence ATGACCAATCCCTTTGCCAATCTTGCCCGCCGCGGCCTTTTCCTCTTCGATCCGGAGGCAGCCCACGGACTGTCGATCAAGGCACTGAAGACCGGCCTCGTGCCGAGCTGTCCGTCCAGACAGGACAAGCGGCTTGCCCAGACCGTTGCCGGTATTGCCTTCCCCAATCCGCTCGGCATGGCAGCTGGATACGACAAGAATGCCGAGGTGCCGGAAGCGCTTTTGAAGATCGGCTTCGGCTTTACCGAAATCGGAACGGTGACGCCGCGTCCGCAATCGGGCAACGACAAGCCGCGCATCTTCCGCCTGGTGGAAGACGAAGCGGTGATCAATCGCCTCGGCTTCAACAATGAGGGCCACGGCGCAGCCCTGGCCCGCCTCAAGGCCTGCTCGCGCGACGCGCTGATCGGCGTCAATATCGGCGCCAACAAGGACAGTGCCGATCGCATCGGCGACTATGTCAGCGGCATCCACACCTTCTACTCCGTCGCCAGATATTTCACCGCCAACATCTCCTCGCCGAACACGCCCGGTCTTCGCGACCTGCAGGCGCGCGAAAGTTTGGCGACGCTGCTTTCGGCCGTGCTTGCTGCGCGCGACGAGGAAGCCTCGCGCAGCAACAGGCGCGTGCCGGTCTTCCTCAAGATCGCTCCCGATCTGACCGAGGAAGGCCTGGATGACATCGCGGCCGAAGTGCTCGCCCAAGATCTCGACGGGCTGATCGTCTCGAACACGACGCTTTCGCGCGATGGCCTCAAAGACCAGGCCCAGGCGAAGGAAGCCGGCGGCCTTTCCGGCAAGCCGCTGTTCGAGAAATCGACGGCCGTTCTTGCCCGGATGCGCAAGCGCGTCGGCCCGGCCCTGCCGATCATCGGTGTCGGCGGCGTCAGTTCGGCCGAAACGGCTGCAGAGAAGATCCGCGCCGGCGCCGACCTGGTCCAGCTCTATTCCTGCATGGTCTATGAAGGTCCGGCGCTGCCCGGCCGGATCGTGCGCGGGCTTTCCGAGCTCTGCGATCGCCAGGGCCTGACATCGATCCGCGACCTTCGTGACAGCCGCCTCGACTACTGGACCGAACGAAAGGTCTGA
- a CDS encoding DUF952 domain-containing protein, producing MSSIIYKIVPAALWQEAKRTGRFDGAPIDLADGFIHFSTGEQAIETAARHFEGQEGLLLVAIDGDALGEELVYEPSRGGALFPHLYAPLFLSAVLWEKPLPLGADGLHVFPELEA from the coding sequence ATGAGCTCAATCATATACAAGATCGTTCCGGCCGCACTATGGCAGGAAGCCAAACGCACCGGCCGTTTTGATGGCGCGCCCATCGACCTCGCGGACGGCTTCATCCACTTTTCGACCGGCGAGCAGGCGATCGAAACCGCCGCCCGCCACTTCGAAGGGCAGGAAGGCCTGCTGCTGGTGGCGATCGATGGCGATGCGCTCGGCGAAGAGCTGGTCTATGAGCCGTCACGCGGCGGTGCCCTTTTCCCGCATCTCTACGCACCGCTGTTCCTTTCGGCCGTCCTGTGGGAAAAGCCGCTGCCGCTCGGCGCCGATGGCCTTCACGTCTTCCCGGAACTCGAGGCATGA
- a CDS encoding response regulator transcription factor encodes MTPDMTIIIADDHPLFRGAMRQALSGMAGAPAIVEAGDFAAARKAAADCPDADLMLLDLTMPGVSGLSGLIALRAEFPSLPVMVVSAHDDPATIHRALDLGASGFLSKSAGIEEIRDGIEKVMAGEVFVPAGYEQGQEYEPEVADLLQRLQTLTPQQSRVLSMLGEGLLNKQIAYELGVSEATIKAHVSAILLKLNVDSRTQAVIQLSKIGTVAAA; translated from the coding sequence ATGACGCCGGACATGACCATCATCATCGCAGACGACCACCCGCTCTTTCGCGGCGCCATGCGGCAGGCATTGAGCGGCATGGCCGGCGCGCCTGCCATCGTCGAAGCCGGCGACTTCGCTGCCGCGCGCAAGGCCGCCGCCGATTGTCCCGACGCAGACCTGATGCTGCTCGACCTCACCATGCCCGGCGTCAGCGGCCTGTCGGGCCTGATCGCCCTTCGCGCCGAATTTCCAAGCCTGCCGGTCATGGTGGTTTCCGCACATGACGACCCGGCGACGATCCACCGGGCGCTCGATCTCGGCGCCTCCGGCTTCCTGTCGAAATCGGCGGGGATCGAGGAAATCCGCGATGGCATCGAGAAAGTCATGGCCGGCGAAGTCTTCGTGCCGGCCGGCTACGAGCAGGGGCAGGAATACGAGCCGGAGGTCGCCGATCTCCTGCAGCGGCTGCAAACCTTGACGCCGCAGCAATCGCGCGTTCTGAGCATGCTCGGCGAGGGCCTGCTCAACAAACAGATCGCCTATGAGCTCGGGGTTTCCGAGGCGACCATCAAGGCGCATGTCTCGGCGATCCTGTTGAAGCTCAACGTCGACAGCCGCACGCAGGCCGTCATCCAGCTTTCGAAGATCGGTACTGTGGCGGCGGCCTAG